A genomic region of Anas acuta chromosome 1, bAnaAcu1.1, whole genome shotgun sequence contains the following coding sequences:
- the LMOD2 gene encoding leiomodin-2 encodes MSTFGYRRELSKYEDIDEDELLASLTEEELKELERELEDIEPDRNLPVGQRQKSLTEKTPTGTFSREALMAYWERETRKLLEKERLGACDKESEQENDNSEDIQEEYFTESNSEVSEEAYTEEDDEEEEEEEEEDEDDSDDEDDEKQNAAAGERPVNCEDGRSSDHTRHKKINSVKDSENLLNGHDGKDTDNLSFKSSAIHPCGNPTVIEDALEKVRSNDPDTTEVNLNNIENITSQMLIQFSQALRDNTVVKSFSLANTHADDNVAIAIAGMLKVNQHITSLNIESNFITGKGVLAIMRALQHNKVLTELRFHNQRHIMGSQVEMDIVKLLKENTTLVKLGYHFDLAGPRMSMTSILTRNMDKQRQKRMQEQRQQESGCDGAINPKTKALQKGTPRSSPYTSPKSSPWSSPKLSKKAPPAKSQPPALAPPPPPPPPPPPPPPPPPPVIPEKKAPTRNIAEVIKQQESSRKALQNGQKKKKGKKSKKHENSILKEIKDSLKSVSDRRSEEGSRPSTRPSTPQRSLHDNLMEAIRASSIKQLRRVEVPEALR; translated from the exons ATGTCTACCTTTGGCTACAGAAGAGAGCTGAGCAAATATGAGGACATTGATGAAGACGAGCTCCTCGCTTCTCTCACTGAAGaggagctgaaggagctggagcGGGAGCTGGAGGACATCGAGCCCGACCGTAACCTTCCCGTAGGGCAACGGCAAAAGAGTCTGACAGAGAAAACACCCACAGGGACTTTCAGCAGGGAAGCACTGATGGCCTACTGGGAGAGGGAGACCAGAAAACTCTTGGAAAAAGAGAGGCTGGGTGCATGCGACAAG GAATCAGAGCAAGAAAATGACAATTCAGAAGACATTCAAGaagaatattttacagaaagcaacagTGAAGTGTCTGAGGAGGCATATACTGAAGAGgatgatgaagaggaagaagaagaagaggaggaagatgaagatgacAGTGATGATGAGGACgatgaaaagcaaaatgctgcagCTGGTGAAAGACCTGTGAATTGTGAGGATGGCAGGAGTTCTGACCATACGAGACACAAGAAGATTAACAGTGTGAAGGACAGTGAAAATTTGCTCAATGGCCACGATGGTAAAGACACAGACAATCTGAGCTTTAAAAGCAGCGCCATCCACCCGTGTGGAAACCCAACCGTTATTGAGGATGCTTTGGAAAAAGTTCGGAGCAATGACCCAGACACCACAGAGGTAAATCTAAATAACATTGAAAACATCACTTCACAGATGCTTATACAATTTTCTCAAGCCCTGAGGGACAACACCGTAGTCAAGTCATTCAGCTTGGCTAACACACACGCTGATGACAACGTCGCAATAGCAATTGCCGGTATGTTAAAGGTAAATCAGCATATAACTAGTCTGAATATTGAGTCAAATTTTATCACGGGCAAAGGAGTGCTGGCCATCATGAGAGCTTTGCAGCATAACAAGGTTCTAACAGAGTTGCGGTTCCACAACCAAAGGCATATCATGGGCAGCCAGGTGGAAATGGACATAGTTAAACTGTTGAAAGAGAACACCACTCTGGTCAAGCTCGGATACCACTTTGACCTTGCTGGTCCAAGGATGAGCATGACAAGTATTCTGACAAGAAATATGGATAAACAAAGGCAAAAGCGTATGCAGGAGCAACGGCAGCAAGAGTCTGGTTGTGATGGTGCCATCAACCCAAAGACCAAAGCCTTGCAGAAGGGGACTCCTCGTTCCTCACCTTATACGTCACCTAAGAGTTCACCTTGGTCCTCTCCAAAGCTCTCTAAGAAGGCACCACCAGCAAAAAGTCAGCCACCAGCTCTTGCACCCCCgcccccacctccacccccccctcctcctcctcctcctccgcctcccccAGTTATTCCAGAGAAGAAGGCACCAACCAGGAACATAGCTGAAGTCATCAAGCAGCAAGAAAGCTCAAGAAAAGCCTTACAGaatggacagaaaaagaaaaaaggcaaaaaaagcaaaaaacatgaGAACAGCatattgaaagaaattaaagattcTCTAAAATCAGTCTCAGACAGAAGATCAGAAGAAGGCTCCCGACCCTCCACCCGACCCTCCACCCCACAGAGGTCTCTCCATGACAACCTTATGGAAGCAATTCGAGCAAGCAGCATAAAACAATTAAGGCGG GTGGAGGTACCAGAAGCCCTTCGGTGA